A region from the uncultured Bacteroides sp. genome encodes:
- a CDS encoding bifunctional 3,4-dihydroxy-2-butanone-4-phosphate synthase/GTP cyclohydrolase II: protein MEDITFSTIEEAIEDFREGKFVIVVDDEDRENEGDFIIAAEKVTAEKVNFMLTHGRGVLCAPITEERCAELDLNMQVSANTSIYETPFTVTVDLLEGCTTGVSMHDRAATILALADPKTKPNDLGRPGHVNPLRARSRGVLRRAGHTEATVDLAKLAGLYPAGALIEIINEDGTMARLPQLMNIARQFGMKIISIKDLIAYRSKLESIVEKGVEVDMPTHYGHFRLIPFKQKSNGLEHVALIKGSWEKDEPILVRVHSSCVTGDIFGSCRCECGEQLQKAMKMIEEAGKGVIVYMNQEGRGIGLMAKMAAYKLQEEGYDTVDANLHLGFDADERDYGVGAQILREVGVSKMKLMSNNPVKRVGLEAYGLEITENVAIEISPNQYNERYLRTKKERMGHTLHFNK, encoded by the coding sequence ATGGAAGATATTACGTTTAGTACGATAGAAGAGGCGATAGAAGATTTTAGAGAAGGTAAATTTGTAATAGTAGTAGATGATGAAGATCGTGAGAATGAAGGTGATTTTATTATTGCTGCCGAGAAGGTGACTGCCGAGAAAGTTAATTTTATGTTAACGCACGGGCGGGGAGTGCTCTGTGCACCCATCACAGAAGAACGTTGTGCTGAATTAGATTTAAACATGCAAGTATCTGCTAATACTTCCATTTACGAAACTCCGTTCACTGTAACGGTAGATCTTTTGGAAGGATGTACTACAGGAGTTTCTATGCACGACCGCGCTGCTACCATTCTAGCTTTAGCCGATCCGAAAACGAAGCCCAATGATCTTGGACGTCCGGGTCATGTCAATCCTCTCCGGGCACGTTCTCGTGGAGTGTTACGTCGTGCCGGACATACAGAGGCTACGGTGGATTTGGCTAAACTAGCCGGACTTTATCCTGCCGGAGCTTTGATTGAAATCATAAACGAAGATGGTACTATGGCTCGCTTGCCGCAACTTATGAACATCGCCCGCCAGTTTGGCATGAAGATAATCTCTATTAAAGACTTAATAGCTTATCGATCAAAGCTGGAATCGATTGTGGAGAAAGGGGTGGAAGTGGATATGCCGACTCACTATGGCCATTTCCGGTTAATTCCGTTTAAACAAAAATCGAATGGATTGGAACATGTTGCTCTGATTAAAGGTAGCTGGGAGAAAGATGAACCTATATTGGTTCGTGTACATTCGTCTTGTGTTACCGGAGATATCTTTGGCTCTTGTCGTTGTGAATGCGGCGAACAATTGCAGAAAGCAATGAAGATGATTGAAGAGGCTGGAAAAGGAGTCATTGTTTATATGAATCAGGAAGGACGTGGCATTGGCCTGATGGCCAAAATGGCTGCCTATAAACTTCAGGAAGAAGGATATGATACGGTAGATGCTAATCTGCATTTGGGCTTTGACGCTGATGAGCGTGATTATGGTGTTGGTGCACAGATTTTGCGCGAAGTTGGTGTTAGTAAAATGAAACTGATGTCTAATAATCCGGTGAAACGTGTTGGGCTGGAAGCTTATGGGCTGGAAATAACAGAAAATGTAGCTATTGAAATTAGTCCCAATCAATATAATGAGCGATATCTCCGAACAAAGAAAGAGCGGATGGGGCATACGTTGCATTTTAATAAGTAA